From Canis aureus isolate CA01 chromosome 7, VMU_Caureus_v.1.0, whole genome shotgun sequence, a single genomic window includes:
- the VARS1 gene encoding valine--tRNA ligase isoform X1 codes for MSVLYVSPHPDAFPSLRALIAARYGEAGEGPGWGGAHPRICLQPPPTSRTPCPPPRLPALERGPGGLWVWGATAVAQLLWPAGLGGPGGSRAAVLVQQWVSYADTELIPAACGATLPALGLRSAAQDPQAALGALGRALSPLEEWLRLHTYLAGEAPTLADLAAVTALLLPFRYVLDPSARRIWGNVTRWFTTCVQQPEFRAVLGEVVLYSGARLLSQQPGPEVPAPPKTASQLKKEAKKREKLEKFQQKQKTQQQQPPPAEQKKPKPEKRGKRDPGVITYDLPTPAGEKKDVSGTMPDSYSPQYVEAAWYPWWEQQGFFQPEYGRSSVSAANPRGVFMMCIPPPNVTGSLHLGHALTNAIQDSLTRWHRMRGETTLWNPGCDHAGIATQVVVEKKLWREQGLSRHQLGREAFLREVWKWKEEKGDRIYHQLKKLGSSLDWNRACFTMDPKLSAAVTEAFVRLHEEGVIYRSTRLVNWSCTLNSAISDIEVDKKELTGRTLLSVPGYKEKVEFGVLVSFAYKIQGSDGDEEVVVATTRIETMLGDVAVAVHPKDPRYQHLKGRSVIHPFLSRSLPIIFDDFVDMEFGTGAVKITPAHDQNDYEVGRRHRLEAITIMDSQGALINVPPPFLGLPRFEARKAVLAALKEQGLFRGVEDNPMVVPLCNRSKDVVEPLLRPQWYVRCGEMAQAASAAVTRGDLRILPEAHQRTWHTWMDNIRDWCISRQLWWGHRIPAYFVTVSDPAVPPGEDPDERYWVSGRSKAEAREKAAKEFGVSSDKISLQQDEDVLDTWFSSGLFPFSIFGWPNQSEDLSVFYPGTLLETGHDILFFWVARMVMLGLKLTGKLPFREVYLHAIVRDAHGRKMSKSLGNVIDPLDVIHGVSLQGLHDQLLNSNLDPSEVEKAKDGQKADFPAGIPECGTDALRFGLCAYTSQGRDINLDVNRILGYRHFCNKLWNATKFALRGLGKGFVPSATSEPGGHESLVDRWIRSRLTEAVRLSNQGFQAYDFPAVTTAQYSFWLYELCDVYLECLKPVLNGMDHVVAECARQTLYTCLDVGLRLLSPFMPFVTEELFQRLPRRTLQAPPSLCVTPYPEPSECSWKDPEAEAAMELALSITRAVRSLRADYNLTRIRPDCFLEVADEATGILASAVSAYVQALASAGVVAVLALGAPAPQGCAVALASDRCSVHLQLQGLVDPARELGKLQAKRSEAQRQAQRLRERRAASGYPVKVPLEVQEADRAKLQQIEAELKKVDEAIALFQKML; via the exons ATGTCCGTCCTGTACGTCTCCCCTCATCCCGACGCCTTCCCCAGCCTCCGGGCCCTCATAGCCGCGCGCTacggggaggccggggagggccCGGGCTGGGGAGGAGCCCACCCGCGCATCTGCCTCCAGCCGCCCCCGACCAGCaggaccccctgccccccaccgcgTCTGCCCGCCCTGGAGCGGGGGCCCGGCGGGCTCTGGGTGTGGGGGGCCACCGCCGTGGCCCAGTTGCTGTGGCCGGCGGGCCTGGGGGGCCCCGGGGGGAGCCGGGCCGCCGTGCTGGTCCAACAGTGGGTCAGCTACGCCGACACGGAGCTGATACCGGCCGCCTGCGGAGCAACGCTGCCCGCCTTGGGACTCCGGAGCGCTGCCCAGGACCCCCAG gctgccctgggggccctgggcagggccCTGAGCCCCTTGGAAGAGTGGCTTCGGCTGCACACCTACCTGGCTGGGGAGGCCCCCACACTGGCTGACCTGGCAGCTGTCACGGCCTTGCTCCTGCCTTTCCGTTAT GTCCTGGACCCTTCTGCCCGCCGGATCTGGGGTAATGTGACTCGCTGGTTTACCACATGTGTCCAGCAGCCAGAATTCCGGGCAGTGCTGGGAGAGGTGGTTCTGTATTCAGGGGCCAGACTCCTCTCTCAACAGCCAG GCCCCGAGGTCCCTGCACCCCCAAAGACGGCCTCTCAACTCAAAAAGGAGGCAAAGAAACGGGAGAAGCTAGAGAAATTCCAGCAGAAGCAGAAGACACAACAGCAGCAGCCACCGCCGGCGGAG CAGAAGAAACCAAAACCAGAGAAGAGGGGAAaacgggatcctggggtcattaCATATGACCTCCCAACCCCAGCTGGGGAAAAGAAAG ATGTCAGTGGCACCATGCCCGACTCCTACAGCCCTCAGTATGTGGAAGCTGCCTGGTACCCATGGTGGGAGCAGCAGGGCTTCTTCCAGCCCGAGTATGGA CGTTCCAGCGTGTCAGCGGCAAATCCCCGGGGAGTCTTCATGATGTGCATCCCACCCCCCAATgtgacaggctccctgcacctGGGCCACGCACTCACCAATGCCATCCAGGACTCCCTGACCCGATG GCATCGCATGCGCGGGGAGACCACCCTGTGGAACCCTGGCTGTGACCACGCAGGCATTGCCACCCAGGTGGTGGTGGAGAAGAAACTGTGGCGTGAGCAGGGCCTGAGCCGGCACCAGCTGGGCCGAGAGGCCTTCCTCCGGGAGGTCTGGAAATGGAAAGAGGA GAAAGGGGACCGGATTTATCACCAGCTGAAGAAGCTTGGGAGCTCCTTGGACTGGAATCGAGCCTGTTTCACCATGGACCCT aaACTCTCAGCAGCTGTGACAGAGGCCTTTGTCCGGCTCCATGAGGAGGGAGTCATCTACCGCAGTACCCGCCTTGTCAATTGGTCCTGCACCCTCAATTCTGCCATCTCCGACATCGAg GTGGATAAGAAGGAGCTGACCGGTCGCACTCTGCTCTCCGTGCCTGGCTATAAGGAGAAGGTGGAGTTTGGGGTCCTTGTCTCCTTTGCCTATAAGATCCAAGGCTCAG ACGGTGAcgaggaggtggtggtggcaaCAACTCGGATTGAAACAATGCTGGGAGACGTGGCCGTAGCTGTGCACCCCAAAGATCCTAGATACCAG caccTGAAGGGGAGGAGTGTGATCCACCCATTCTTGTCTCGGAGCTTGCCGATCATCTTTGACGATTTTGTGGACATGGAGTTTGGCACAG GTGCGGTGAAGATCACCCCTGCCCATGACCAGAACGACTACGAGGTCGGACGGCGGCACAGGCTGGAGGCCATCACCATCATGGACTCCCAAGGGGCCCTCATCAATGTGCCCCCGCCTTTCCTG GGCCTACCCAGGTTTGAGGCCAGGAAGGCGGTGCTGGCAGCGCTGAAGGAGCAGGGGCTGTTCCGGGGTGTTGAGGACAACCCCATGGTAGTGCCGCTTTGCAA CCGGTCCAAGGATGTGGTAGAGCCTCTGCTGCGGCCGCAGTGGTACGTGCGCTGTGGGGAGATGGCCCAGGCCGCCAGTGCCGCTGTGACGCGGGGAGACCTCCGCATCCTGCCCGAGGCCCATCAGCGGACTTGGCACACCTGGATGGACAACATCCG GGACTGGTGCATCTCCCGGCAGCTGTGGTGGGGTCACCGCATCCCAGCCTACTTTGTCACAGTCAGCGACCCGGCTGTGCCCCCGGGGGAG GACCCCGACGAGCGGTACTGGGTGAGCGGGCGCAGCAAGGCTGAGGCCCGGGAGAAGGCAGCCAAGGAGTTTGGAGTGTCGTCTGACAAGATCAGTCTCCAGCAAG ATGAGGACGTACTGGACACCTGGTTCTCCTCTGgcctcttccccttctccatcTTTGGCTGGCCCAACCAA TCAGAAGATCTGAGTGTGTTCTACCCGGGGACGCTGCTGGAGACGGGCCATGACATCCTTTTCTTCTGGGTGGCCAGGATGGTCATGCTTGGCCTGAAGCTCACCGGCAAGCTGCCCTTCAGAGAG GTCTACCTTCATGCCATCGTGCGAGATGCCCACGGCCGAAAGATGAGCAAGTCTTTAGGCAATGTTATCGACCCCCTGGACGTCATCCATGGAGTCTCCCTGCAG gGCCTCCATGACCAGTTACTGAACAGCAACCTGGACCCCAGTGAGGTGGAGAAGGCTAAAGATGGCCAG AAGGCAGACTTTCCGGCAGGCATTCCCGAGTGTGGCACCGACGCCCTCCGGTTTGGACTCTGTGCCTACACGTCCCAGG GTCGTGACATTAACCTGGATGTGAACCGGATATTGGGGTACCGCCACTTCTGCAACAAGCTCTGGAACGCCACCAAGTTTGCCCTCCGGGGCCTGGGGAAGGGTTTTGTGCCCTCAGCCACCTCTGAG CCTGGAGGCCACGAGAGCCTGGTGGACCGCTGGATCCGCAGCCGGCTGACTGAGGCGGTGAGGCTTAGCAACCAAGGCTTCCAGGCCTACGATTTCCCAGCTGTCACCACTGCCCAGTACAGCTTCTGGCTCTATGAGCTCTGTGATGTCTACCTG GAGTGCCTGAAGCCCGTGCTGAATGGGATGGACCACGTGGTAGCCGAGTGTGCTCGCCAGACCCTCTACACCTGCCTGGATGTTGGCCTGCGGCTGCTGTCACCCTTCATGCCCTTTGTGACAGAGGAGCTGTTCCAGAGGCTGCCCCGGCGGACACTACAAGCACCCCCTAGTCTCTGTGTTACCCCCTATCCGGAGCCCTCAGAG TGCTCCTGGAAGGACCCTGAGGCGGAAGCTGCCATGGAACTGGCCCTAAGTATCACACGAGCCGTGCGCTCCCTGCGTGCGGACTACAACCTGACCCGGATCAGGCCTGACT GTTTCCTGGAAGTGGCTGATGAAGCCACAGGCATTCTGGCATCGGCAGTGTCGGCCTACGTGCAGGCGCTGGCCAGCGCGGGTGTGGTGGCTGTCCTGGCCCTGGGGGCTCCTGCACCACAGGGCTGTGCTGTGGCCCTGGCATCTGACCGTTGCTCCGTCCACCTGCAGCTGCAGGGCCTGGTGGACCCGGCCCGGGAACTGGGCAAGCTGCAGGCCAAGCGCAGCGAGGCACAGCGGCAGGCACAGCGTCTGCGGGAGCGCCGCGCTGCCTCAGGCTACCCTGTCAAGGTGCCCCTTGAAGTCCAGGAGGCCGACAGAGCCAAG CTCCAACAGATAGAAGCAGAGCTCAAGAAGGTGGATGAGGCCATTGCGCTATTCCAGAAGATGCTGTGA
- the VARS1 gene encoding valine--tRNA ligase isoform X2 — translation MSVLYVSPHPDAFPSLRALIAARYGEAGEGPGWGGAHPRICLQPPPTSRTPCPPPRLPALERGPGGLWVWGATAVAQLLWPAGLGGPGGSRAAVLVQQWVSYADTELIPAACGATLPALGLRSAAQDPQAALGALGRALSPLEEWLRLHTYLAGEAPTLADLAAVTALLLPFRYVLDPSARRIWGNVTRWFTTCVQQPEFRAVLGEVVLYSGARLLSQQPGPEVPAPPKTASQLKKEAKKREKLEKFQQKQKTQQQQPPPAEKKPKPEKRGKRDPGVITYDLPTPAGEKKDVSGTMPDSYSPQYVEAAWYPWWEQQGFFQPEYGRSSVSAANPRGVFMMCIPPPNVTGSLHLGHALTNAIQDSLTRWHRMRGETTLWNPGCDHAGIATQVVVEKKLWREQGLSRHQLGREAFLREVWKWKEEKGDRIYHQLKKLGSSLDWNRACFTMDPKLSAAVTEAFVRLHEEGVIYRSTRLVNWSCTLNSAISDIEVDKKELTGRTLLSVPGYKEKVEFGVLVSFAYKIQGSDGDEEVVVATTRIETMLGDVAVAVHPKDPRYQHLKGRSVIHPFLSRSLPIIFDDFVDMEFGTGAVKITPAHDQNDYEVGRRHRLEAITIMDSQGALINVPPPFLGLPRFEARKAVLAALKEQGLFRGVEDNPMVVPLCNRSKDVVEPLLRPQWYVRCGEMAQAASAAVTRGDLRILPEAHQRTWHTWMDNIRDWCISRQLWWGHRIPAYFVTVSDPAVPPGEDPDERYWVSGRSKAEAREKAAKEFGVSSDKISLQQDEDVLDTWFSSGLFPFSIFGWPNQSEDLSVFYPGTLLETGHDILFFWVARMVMLGLKLTGKLPFREVYLHAIVRDAHGRKMSKSLGNVIDPLDVIHGVSLQGLHDQLLNSNLDPSEVEKAKDGQKADFPAGIPECGTDALRFGLCAYTSQGRDINLDVNRILGYRHFCNKLWNATKFALRGLGKGFVPSATSEPGGHESLVDRWIRSRLTEAVRLSNQGFQAYDFPAVTTAQYSFWLYELCDVYLECLKPVLNGMDHVVAECARQTLYTCLDVGLRLLSPFMPFVTEELFQRLPRRTLQAPPSLCVTPYPEPSECSWKDPEAEAAMELALSITRAVRSLRADYNLTRIRPDCFLEVADEATGILASAVSAYVQALASAGVVAVLALGAPAPQGCAVALASDRCSVHLQLQGLVDPARELGKLQAKRSEAQRQAQRLRERRAASGYPVKVPLEVQEADRAKLQQIEAELKKVDEAIALFQKML, via the exons ATGTCCGTCCTGTACGTCTCCCCTCATCCCGACGCCTTCCCCAGCCTCCGGGCCCTCATAGCCGCGCGCTacggggaggccggggagggccCGGGCTGGGGAGGAGCCCACCCGCGCATCTGCCTCCAGCCGCCCCCGACCAGCaggaccccctgccccccaccgcgTCTGCCCGCCCTGGAGCGGGGGCCCGGCGGGCTCTGGGTGTGGGGGGCCACCGCCGTGGCCCAGTTGCTGTGGCCGGCGGGCCTGGGGGGCCCCGGGGGGAGCCGGGCCGCCGTGCTGGTCCAACAGTGGGTCAGCTACGCCGACACGGAGCTGATACCGGCCGCCTGCGGAGCAACGCTGCCCGCCTTGGGACTCCGGAGCGCTGCCCAGGACCCCCAG gctgccctgggggccctgggcagggccCTGAGCCCCTTGGAAGAGTGGCTTCGGCTGCACACCTACCTGGCTGGGGAGGCCCCCACACTGGCTGACCTGGCAGCTGTCACGGCCTTGCTCCTGCCTTTCCGTTAT GTCCTGGACCCTTCTGCCCGCCGGATCTGGGGTAATGTGACTCGCTGGTTTACCACATGTGTCCAGCAGCCAGAATTCCGGGCAGTGCTGGGAGAGGTGGTTCTGTATTCAGGGGCCAGACTCCTCTCTCAACAGCCAG GCCCCGAGGTCCCTGCACCCCCAAAGACGGCCTCTCAACTCAAAAAGGAGGCAAAGAAACGGGAGAAGCTAGAGAAATTCCAGCAGAAGCAGAAGACACAACAGCAGCAGCCACCGCCGGCGGAG AAGAAACCAAAACCAGAGAAGAGGGGAAaacgggatcctggggtcattaCATATGACCTCCCAACCCCAGCTGGGGAAAAGAAAG ATGTCAGTGGCACCATGCCCGACTCCTACAGCCCTCAGTATGTGGAAGCTGCCTGGTACCCATGGTGGGAGCAGCAGGGCTTCTTCCAGCCCGAGTATGGA CGTTCCAGCGTGTCAGCGGCAAATCCCCGGGGAGTCTTCATGATGTGCATCCCACCCCCCAATgtgacaggctccctgcacctGGGCCACGCACTCACCAATGCCATCCAGGACTCCCTGACCCGATG GCATCGCATGCGCGGGGAGACCACCCTGTGGAACCCTGGCTGTGACCACGCAGGCATTGCCACCCAGGTGGTGGTGGAGAAGAAACTGTGGCGTGAGCAGGGCCTGAGCCGGCACCAGCTGGGCCGAGAGGCCTTCCTCCGGGAGGTCTGGAAATGGAAAGAGGA GAAAGGGGACCGGATTTATCACCAGCTGAAGAAGCTTGGGAGCTCCTTGGACTGGAATCGAGCCTGTTTCACCATGGACCCT aaACTCTCAGCAGCTGTGACAGAGGCCTTTGTCCGGCTCCATGAGGAGGGAGTCATCTACCGCAGTACCCGCCTTGTCAATTGGTCCTGCACCCTCAATTCTGCCATCTCCGACATCGAg GTGGATAAGAAGGAGCTGACCGGTCGCACTCTGCTCTCCGTGCCTGGCTATAAGGAGAAGGTGGAGTTTGGGGTCCTTGTCTCCTTTGCCTATAAGATCCAAGGCTCAG ACGGTGAcgaggaggtggtggtggcaaCAACTCGGATTGAAACAATGCTGGGAGACGTGGCCGTAGCTGTGCACCCCAAAGATCCTAGATACCAG caccTGAAGGGGAGGAGTGTGATCCACCCATTCTTGTCTCGGAGCTTGCCGATCATCTTTGACGATTTTGTGGACATGGAGTTTGGCACAG GTGCGGTGAAGATCACCCCTGCCCATGACCAGAACGACTACGAGGTCGGACGGCGGCACAGGCTGGAGGCCATCACCATCATGGACTCCCAAGGGGCCCTCATCAATGTGCCCCCGCCTTTCCTG GGCCTACCCAGGTTTGAGGCCAGGAAGGCGGTGCTGGCAGCGCTGAAGGAGCAGGGGCTGTTCCGGGGTGTTGAGGACAACCCCATGGTAGTGCCGCTTTGCAA CCGGTCCAAGGATGTGGTAGAGCCTCTGCTGCGGCCGCAGTGGTACGTGCGCTGTGGGGAGATGGCCCAGGCCGCCAGTGCCGCTGTGACGCGGGGAGACCTCCGCATCCTGCCCGAGGCCCATCAGCGGACTTGGCACACCTGGATGGACAACATCCG GGACTGGTGCATCTCCCGGCAGCTGTGGTGGGGTCACCGCATCCCAGCCTACTTTGTCACAGTCAGCGACCCGGCTGTGCCCCCGGGGGAG GACCCCGACGAGCGGTACTGGGTGAGCGGGCGCAGCAAGGCTGAGGCCCGGGAGAAGGCAGCCAAGGAGTTTGGAGTGTCGTCTGACAAGATCAGTCTCCAGCAAG ATGAGGACGTACTGGACACCTGGTTCTCCTCTGgcctcttccccttctccatcTTTGGCTGGCCCAACCAA TCAGAAGATCTGAGTGTGTTCTACCCGGGGACGCTGCTGGAGACGGGCCATGACATCCTTTTCTTCTGGGTGGCCAGGATGGTCATGCTTGGCCTGAAGCTCACCGGCAAGCTGCCCTTCAGAGAG GTCTACCTTCATGCCATCGTGCGAGATGCCCACGGCCGAAAGATGAGCAAGTCTTTAGGCAATGTTATCGACCCCCTGGACGTCATCCATGGAGTCTCCCTGCAG gGCCTCCATGACCAGTTACTGAACAGCAACCTGGACCCCAGTGAGGTGGAGAAGGCTAAAGATGGCCAG AAGGCAGACTTTCCGGCAGGCATTCCCGAGTGTGGCACCGACGCCCTCCGGTTTGGACTCTGTGCCTACACGTCCCAGG GTCGTGACATTAACCTGGATGTGAACCGGATATTGGGGTACCGCCACTTCTGCAACAAGCTCTGGAACGCCACCAAGTTTGCCCTCCGGGGCCTGGGGAAGGGTTTTGTGCCCTCAGCCACCTCTGAG CCTGGAGGCCACGAGAGCCTGGTGGACCGCTGGATCCGCAGCCGGCTGACTGAGGCGGTGAGGCTTAGCAACCAAGGCTTCCAGGCCTACGATTTCCCAGCTGTCACCACTGCCCAGTACAGCTTCTGGCTCTATGAGCTCTGTGATGTCTACCTG GAGTGCCTGAAGCCCGTGCTGAATGGGATGGACCACGTGGTAGCCGAGTGTGCTCGCCAGACCCTCTACACCTGCCTGGATGTTGGCCTGCGGCTGCTGTCACCCTTCATGCCCTTTGTGACAGAGGAGCTGTTCCAGAGGCTGCCCCGGCGGACACTACAAGCACCCCCTAGTCTCTGTGTTACCCCCTATCCGGAGCCCTCAGAG TGCTCCTGGAAGGACCCTGAGGCGGAAGCTGCCATGGAACTGGCCCTAAGTATCACACGAGCCGTGCGCTCCCTGCGTGCGGACTACAACCTGACCCGGATCAGGCCTGACT GTTTCCTGGAAGTGGCTGATGAAGCCACAGGCATTCTGGCATCGGCAGTGTCGGCCTACGTGCAGGCGCTGGCCAGCGCGGGTGTGGTGGCTGTCCTGGCCCTGGGGGCTCCTGCACCACAGGGCTGTGCTGTGGCCCTGGCATCTGACCGTTGCTCCGTCCACCTGCAGCTGCAGGGCCTGGTGGACCCGGCCCGGGAACTGGGCAAGCTGCAGGCCAAGCGCAGCGAGGCACAGCGGCAGGCACAGCGTCTGCGGGAGCGCCGCGCTGCCTCAGGCTACCCTGTCAAGGTGCCCCTTGAAGTCCAGGAGGCCGACAGAGCCAAG CTCCAACAGATAGAAGCAGAGCTCAAGAAGGTGGATGAGGCCATTGCGCTATTCCAGAAGATGCTGTGA